Proteins from a single region of Chitinibacter bivalviorum:
- a CDS encoding 4Fe-4S binding protein: protein MWLSSKLKQILMVLKPGVVTLDYPNERPPVPQNLRGQPVFDHQKCIGCGGCSDHCPARCILVRDVCQELRVMLYEGSRCTYCGRCADICPEKAITMSNSFEIACDDKDDVTTRMELFMMSCQRCGRCYEMEKTNAIDRINLKGFRYDNLEQRTLIRKTSETFSTEMLKESDNYTRPSNK from the coding sequence ATGTGGCTCAGCAGCAAGCTCAAACAAATTTTGATGGTGTTAAAACCGGGCGTCGTCACGCTGGACTACCCCAACGAGCGTCCGCCCGTGCCGCAAAATTTGCGCGGCCAACCGGTCTTTGATCACCAAAAATGTATCGGCTGTGGCGGCTGCTCGGATCATTGCCCAGCGCGCTGTATTTTGGTGCGCGATGTCTGCCAAGAACTACGGGTCATGCTGTATGAAGGCTCGCGCTGTACTTACTGTGGTCGCTGCGCCGATATTTGCCCGGAAAAAGCCATCACGATGAGCAATAGCTTTGAAATCGCTTGCGATGATAAAGATGACGTCACCACACGCATGGAATTATTCATGATGAGCTGCCAGCGTTGCGGGCGTTGTTATGAGATGGAAAAAACCAATGCGATCGACCGCATCAATCTCAAAGGTTTCCGTTATGACAATCTGGAGCAACGCACGCTGATCCGCAAAACGAGCGAGACCTTCTCGACCGAGATGCTCAAGGAATCCGATAACTACACCCGCCCGAGCAATAAATAG
- a CDS encoding NADH-quinone oxidoreductase subunit B family protein, whose product MLKNLCKRMFKKSIWVYHCNTGACNGCDIEILNILTPFYDVERFGIKLVASPRHADAMLISGAVTRPTLPLVKRAYEAIPNPKLVFAIGSCATGGGAWFDTYNVTGGVDKVLGVNYYIPGCPPRPEAILYGVALALGLVDKQAAPVELKQMEFPIDMYERNEAWDKRNVIYELLK is encoded by the coding sequence ATGCTGAAGAATCTCTGCAAAAGAATGTTCAAAAAATCCATCTGGGTTTATCACTGCAATACTGGGGCTTGTAATGGTTGTGATATCGAGATTTTGAATATCCTCACGCCGTTTTACGACGTTGAACGCTTTGGCATCAAGCTGGTGGCCTCGCCGCGCCATGCCGATGCCATGCTGATTTCGGGCGCGGTGACTCGCCCCACTTTACCGCTCGTTAAGCGCGCCTATGAAGCAATCCCCAACCCCAAGCTGGTGTTTGCGATTGGCTCGTGCGCGACGGGCGGCGGTGCATGGTTTGATACCTATAACGTCACTGGCGGCGTCGACAAAGTGCTCGGCGTCAATTACTACATCCCAGGTTGCCCGCCGCGCCCTGAAGCGATTTTGTACGGCGTCGCGCTCGCGCTCGGTTTAGTCGACAAGCAAGCCGCACCGGTCGAGCTCAAACAAATGGAGTTCCCAATCGATATGTACGAGCGCAACGAAGCATGGGA
- a CDS encoding respiratory chain complex I subunit 1 family protein — MSQQPDILIGSIQVIGNLVLFLALAPFFDGVVRRVMARVQSRQGPPLAQSYYDVLKLLGKENIDSSGILPFRLAPLIAFASILCVIAILPVAGHATALTPYADAISLIYLLTLGGVAVLLGAFASKNIYALIGASREMTTMIMVEPILFMVLLLGVLKTGSLDLTAVIYGTPLAQFGWPGAVMIVVSLFGLQAFVARQPFDMAEAEQELLGGPFIEYSGPNYALFKYYMMLKQMFYAYLPIAMFVPLVSSGFFLLDLLVQILLTGLVFLLIGLLSATHPRYRIDQAIKYFAALFVIALAAISAAVIF, encoded by the coding sequence ATGAGCCAACAACCCGACATTTTGATCGGCAGCATTCAGGTCATTGGCAACTTGGTGCTGTTCCTAGCGCTAGCGCCCTTTTTTGACGGTGTCGTGCGCCGCGTGATGGCGCGAGTACAAAGCCGGCAAGGTCCGCCGCTGGCGCAGTCTTACTATGACGTACTGAAATTACTGGGCAAGGAAAACATTGATTCATCGGGTATCTTGCCCTTCCGCCTCGCGCCATTGATTGCGTTTGCTTCTATCCTTTGCGTGATCGCGATTTTGCCCGTTGCAGGTCATGCCACGGCGCTCACCCCCTACGCCGATGCAATTTCGCTGATTTATTTGCTGACTCTCGGCGGTGTCGCGGTATTGCTGGGTGCATTTGCCAGCAAAAATATTTACGCCTTGATCGGCGCCAGCCGTGAAATGACCACGATGATTATGGTCGAGCCCATCCTGTTTATGGTGTTGCTCTTGGGCGTATTAAAAACCGGCAGTCTGGATTTAACGGCCGTGATCTACGGCACGCCATTGGCGCAATTTGGCTGGCCCGGTGCGGTGATGATTGTCGTTAGTTTGTTTGGTTTGCAAGCCTTTGTCGCCCGCCAGCCCTTTGACATGGCCGAAGCCGAGCAGGAATTGCTGGGCGGCCCATTTATCGAATACAGCGGCCCAAACTATGCCTTGTTTAAGTACTACATGATGCTCAAGCAGATGTTTTACGCCTATTTGCCGATCGCGATGTTTGTGCCGCTAGTGAGTTCGGGATTCTTTTTGCTCGACCTGCTGGTGCAGATCTTACTTACTGGATTGGTTTTCCTGCTGATTGGCCTGCTCTCAGCCACCCACCCGCGCTATCGGATTGATCAAGCGATCAAGTATTTCGCCGCGCTCTTTGTGATCGCCCTGGCCGCCATCAGTGCGGCGGTGATCTTCTAA